The DNA segment ATGAATCAATCATGAGAAAAGTGGCAGATAAATGCTATATCCCGGCAAATAAGATAATTCTGGAACTTATCCAGAAACATAAGGGGAAGTTCAAAGTTACTTTCTCACTTTCCGGGCTGGCTATTAACCAGTTCAGATTATATGCTCCCGAGGTTCTCGAATCCTTCAGAGAGCTTGCCCAAACAGGCATGGTTGAGTTCCTGGCCGAGACCAACTCTCATTCCCTCTCGTCAATAAAAAGCAGGAGCGAATTTGAACGTCAGGTCAATAAACATAAAGAGATGCTCAGGGAATTCCTTGGATATGAGGCAACATCTTTCCGTAATACCGAATTAATATATTCAGATTCAATAGGATCGTGGGTTGCAGATATGGGATTCAAATCTATAATGACAGAAGGTGCCAAACATGTTCTGGGCTGGAAGAGTCCCAATTACCTGTATTGTAACGCACTTAATCCAAGGCTTAAAGTACTTCTCAGAAATTTTGTTTTAAGTGATGATATTGCATTCAGGTTCTCAAACAGAGATTGGATAGAATGGCCTTTAACCGCAGATAAATACGCTTCATGGGTTAACAAGCTTGCTTCAAAGAGCGAACTTTTGAATATATTCCTCGACTACGAAACTTTCGGTGAACATAACTGGAAAGAGTCAGGAATATTCGATTTTCTTTATCACATGCCTGGTGCAGTACTGAAGAAAACACCATTCCGTTTCATGACACCTACGGAAATAGCTGATACACTTCAGCCTGTTTCCGCTATAAGCATTCCTTCTCCTATATCATGGGCTGACGAAGAAAGAGACATCACTGCCTGGCATGGAAATGAGCTTCAGGTAGCAGCCCTTGATAAACTCTACAGTCTTGCCGGAAAAGTAAACCGTTGCGAGGATGAGACTATAAGAAAGGATTGGGACTATCTTCAGTCCAGTGATCATTTTTACTACATGGCAACAAAGTTCTTTTCCGATGGAGCAGTACATGCTTACTTCAACCCATATGAAACGCCATATGATGCATTTATGAATTATATGAACGTACTGAGCGATTTTGAAATCAGGCTGAAAAAATGGTTCCCCGATACAGCTGAGCAGGATCAGATATTCAAACTTGGTGCCCAGGTTATTGAAAAGGATATGATTATTGAGGAGCTTACTGTTCAGGTAAAAAAACTTGAAAAAAAGATAGGAAAGGTCAAACCGGAAGCTAAAGCTGCAAAAAAGCCGGTTGTGAAAACAGCTGCAAAAGCAAATAAAAAGGAAAAAAGCAAGGCTGCTGTGAAACCATTAACAGTAAAATCAACTGAAGAGAAAACTGTTAAGAGTCCTGTCAAAAAAACTGTTACCAAAAAAGTGGTGAAGAAAACTAAAACTCCTGTAAAGAAAATTACAGCATCAAAAGCTAAGAAAAATTCGTCTGCAGCGACTACTTTAAAAAAGAAAAAAAGTACAAAAACTAAGTAATTATCTGAAACAAATAAAGACATAAGATGAAGGTTGATTTTATATTTGAAACCAGTTGGGAAGTATGTAATAAAGTAGGCGGAATACACACAGTTATATCTACAAAAGCGCTCAAAATTGTAAATGAAATAGGTGATAACTATATACTTATCGGACCAGATGTCTGGAGGGAAGATGTTACTAATCCTGAGTTCATCCCTGATGAGACACTGTTTGCCGACTGGAAATGCAGTGCAGCAGCAGAAGGATTAAGAGTTAAGACAGGAAGATGGAACATTGCAGGCAAACCTATTGTCATCCTTTTGGATTTCACACCATATTTTGGACAACAGAATGAGATATTTGCCGGATTCTGGGAAACATATAAACTTGACAGCATCTCTGGTCAGTGGGATTATGTAGAACCTGCACTTTTCGGCTATGCTGCCGGTAAACTTATTGAGAGCTTCACTTCATTTCACCATGGACATCACAATATAATCGCTCAGTTTCACGAGTGGATGACTGGTACCGGGGTCCTTTATCTCGAAAAATTTGCTCCTTGGATTGCAACCTCATTTACATCACATGCTACAGTACTGGGCAGGTGTGTTGCCGGAAATAACCGCCCGCTGTATGGCAAAATGGAGAGTTATAATCCGATACAGATTTCCCGTGAATTTAATGTTATTGCAAAGCAGTCGCTCGAAAAGATCTCCGCTGCAACCGCTGATGTTTTTACAACGGTAAGTGAAATAACATCAAGAGAGTGCAGTCATTTTCTGGGTAAGAATGTTGACATTGTAACACCTAATGGTTTTGAGGATTCATTTGTCCCAGCAAGTGACAGGTTTGACGGGGTAAGAACTAAAGCAAGGTCGGCTCTGAAGAATGTTGCTGAAGCCGTTCTTGGATACACACTATCAGACGATTGCCTGTTTGTTGTTAACAGCGGAAGGTATGAATTCAGAAATAAGGGGATCGATATTTTTATTGATTCGCTCGGAGAACTTCAAAAGGAGAATAAGATTAAGAAAGAGTGCGTTGCCTTCTTCCTGATTCCCGCATATCATAAGGGACCACGTCAGGAAATAGTTGATATACTTAATAATAACGGAACAACACATAATGGTGACAGATATCTGACTCATAGCCTGCATTATCC comes from the Bacteroidales bacterium genome and includes:
- a CDS encoding polysaccharide deacetylase family protein, which translates into the protein MSVSTKKAICLYFQVHQPFRLKRYRFFDLGHDHYYYDDYSNESIMRKVADKCYIPANKIILELIQKHKGKFKVTFSLSGLAINQFRLYAPEVLESFRELAQTGMVEFLAETNSHSLSSIKSRSEFERQVNKHKEMLREFLGYEATSFRNTELIYSDSIGSWVADMGFKSIMTEGAKHVLGWKSPNYLYCNALNPRLKVLLRNFVLSDDIAFRFSNRDWIEWPLTADKYASWVNKLASKSELLNIFLDYETFGEHNWKESGIFDFLYHMPGAVLKKTPFRFMTPTEIADTLQPVSAISIPSPISWADEERDITAWHGNELQVAALDKLYSLAGKVNRCEDETIRKDWDYLQSSDHFYYMATKFFSDGAVHAYFNPYETPYDAFMNYMNVLSDFEIRLKKWFPDTAEQDQIFKLGAQVIEKDMIIEELTVQVKKLEKKIGKVKPEAKAAKKPVVKTAAKANKKEKSKAAVKPLTVKSTEEKTVKSPVKKTVTKKVVKKTKTPVKKITASKAKKNSSAATTLKKKKSTKTK